One window of Anaerolineales bacterium genomic DNA carries:
- a CDS encoding DegT/DnrJ/EryC1/StrS family aminotransferase has translation MSELAILGGSKTRTESYPEWPVWDQRDIEAVIEVVKSGRWGGYPYPGPKTSELAKKFAELQGGGYAVPMTNGTITMEVALRAAGIGWGDEVIVPAYTFQATASAPMGAGAIPVLVDVDPKTYCLDPKAAEKAITPKTKAIIPVHLGSNMADMDAIMALAEKHNLIVIEDCAHAHGAKWNGQGAGTIGHFGSFSLQSSKTLTSGEGGILLCKSAEHAALAASIIDCGRKHALGGGGEDAHGLAIQGGNFRLSEMQAALALVGIERFPQQAKQREEMAAYMDEALSELPGVRVLKRDPRHTTRSFYRYIFAIDPKEFGVEHDILCAALDAEGIDCWVGYEAMHNYELFQPQKSKLAVPNAFPQYFDFKKMNLPEATRACEHEAVWLDEAVFRAGSKGVDDAVEAIKKIQRNAADLNAAAEALRKKYGK, from the coding sequence ATGTCTGAATTAGCGATTTTAGGTGGAAGCAAAACCCGCACAGAGTCTTATCCAGAATGGCCTGTGTGGGATCAACGCGATATCGAAGCAGTGATCGAAGTCGTTAAATCGGGGCGTTGGGGTGGGTATCCGTACCCTGGTCCGAAGACATCGGAGTTGGCGAAAAAGTTTGCTGAATTGCAGGGCGGCGGCTATGCTGTGCCGATGACGAATGGGACGATCACAATGGAAGTGGCGTTGCGTGCCGCAGGAATTGGCTGGGGCGATGAAGTCATTGTGCCTGCTTATACGTTTCAGGCGACCGCCTCCGCACCGATGGGAGCGGGTGCGATTCCGGTCCTTGTGGATGTGGACCCGAAAACATATTGTCTCGACCCGAAAGCGGCGGAGAAAGCCATCACGCCGAAAACGAAGGCGATCATCCCTGTGCATCTCGGCTCGAACATGGCAGACATGGACGCGATCATGGCGCTGGCTGAGAAACACAACTTGATCGTGATTGAAGATTGCGCACACGCCCACGGTGCAAAATGGAACGGTCAGGGTGCAGGGACAATCGGCCACTTCGGCTCGTTCTCGCTGCAATCGTCGAAGACGCTCACCTCGGGCGAAGGCGGAATCTTGCTTTGCAAATCTGCCGAACATGCCGCGCTTGCCGCGTCGATCATTGACTGCGGACGTAAACATGCCCTGGGCGGCGGGGGAGAAGATGCGCATGGTCTGGCTATTCAAGGCGGAAACTTCCGCTTGAGTGAAATGCAGGCCGCGCTGGCGTTGGTTGGCATTGAACGTTTTCCCCAGCAGGCAAAGCAGCGCGAAGAGATGGCGGCATACATGGACGAAGCCTTGAGCGAGCTTCCCGGTGTGCGCGTGTTGAAACGTGACCCGCGTCATACCACCCGCTCGTTCTACCGCTACATTTTTGCGATTGATCCAAAAGAATTTGGCGTGGAGCACGATATTCTATGCGCCGCGCTGGATGCAGAGGGAATCGATTGCTGGGTGGGCTATGAAGCCATGCACAACTATGAATTGTTCCAGCCGCAGAAATCGAAACTGGCGGTACCGAATGCCTTTCCACAATATTTTGATTTCAAAAAAATGAACCTGCCCGAAGCCACCCGCGCTTGTGAGCATGAAGCGGTATGGCTGGATGAAGCGGTTTTCCGCGCAGGATCGAAAGGCGTGGATGATGCCGTGGAGGCGATCAAGAAGATACAAAGGAATGCCGCAGACTTGAATGCGGCGGCGGAGGCGTTGAGGAAGAAGTACGGGAAGTAA
- the moaA gene encoding GTP 3',8-cyclase MoaA encodes MKDFIDPFGRSITYLRISLTDRCNLRCVYCMPKDGLQWQPREEQLSADEILRVVETASRWGVRRVRLTGGEPLMHPLIVEIVRRIASIPNIEEVSLTTNAMLLGRLAQPLADARLSRVNISLDTLDRKKFTRITRGGDIDQVWEGIAAAERAHLTPIKLNTVIVRGLNDDELPALARLTIVHDWHVRFIELMPVGNIQDWGDGFPTPSERYVSVQEMRAQLSAFDIQPVQAVIGNGPARTFRIPGALGTVGFISPLGEHFCDTCNRLRLTADGKLRPCLDNSNEISLREAVRSGQPLDDHYRQAILNKPQHHKMLTTVPAGSQRGMSQIGG; translated from the coding sequence ATGAAAGACTTCATCGATCCATTCGGGCGTTCGATCACATACCTGCGTATCTCTCTCACAGATCGCTGCAATCTCCGATGCGTTTATTGCATGCCGAAGGACGGTTTGCAATGGCAGCCGAGGGAGGAACAACTTTCAGCGGATGAAATTCTGCGGGTCGTCGAAACAGCTTCAAGGTGGGGAGTGAGACGCGTGAGATTGACAGGCGGCGAACCGTTGATGCATCCACTCATCGTTGAGATCGTGCGCCGCATCGCCTCCATCCCAAATATCGAAGAAGTAAGCCTAACAACCAATGCAATGCTGCTCGGACGGCTGGCGCAGCCGCTCGCCGATGCGCGCTTGAGCCGTGTCAATATCAGTCTGGATACGCTCGACCGCAAGAAGTTCACACGCATCACCCGCGGCGGAGACATTGACCAGGTGTGGGAGGGGATTGCCGCCGCCGAACGGGCGCATCTCACGCCCATCAAGTTGAATACCGTGATCGTGCGCGGACTCAACGACGACGAATTGCCCGCCCTCGCCAGGTTGACCATTGTACATGACTGGCACGTACGTTTTATCGAGCTGATGCCGGTCGGGAATATACAAGATTGGGGAGATGGTTTTCCAACCCCCTCCGAGCGATATGTTTCTGTACAAGAGATGCGCGCGCAGCTTTCAGCGTTCGACATACAACCGGTACAAGCCGTCATCGGTAACGGTCCGGCAAGGACGTTTCGTATTCCGGGTGCTTTGGGCACGGTGGGATTTATTTCACCGCTTGGCGAACATTTTTGTGATACCTGCAACCGCCTTCGCCTTACAGCGGACGGGAAATTACGACCGTGCCTCGATAACTCCAATGAAATCTCGTTACGCGAGGCTGTACGCTCAGGGCAACCCCTGGACGATCATTATCGCCAAGCCATTCTCAATAAACCACAGCATCACAAGATGCTCACAACTGTGCCCGCCGGTTCACAACGCGGCATGAGTCAGATCGGCGGGTGA
- a CDS encoding sulfite exporter TauE/SafE family protein yields the protein MTDILISFLVFAIALLYSSAGFGGASGYLVAMSFFGIPVAVMASTALVLNIFVSSISFVNYMRAGHFRLRLLLPFLVASIPAAFLGATIKLTDRTYTTLLYVMLTYLALRMVLAPVISEAPDWKHRPVPLWLALISGAAIGLLSGMIGIGGGIFLSPLIILMQWGNAKEAAASAGGFIAVNSLSGLFGRVATGTLDFGEFGVSLLIFGLAGALIGSRLGAIRFSISGVRRALGTILSIAVGTYWLTTLFA from the coding sequence GTGACAGACATTCTGATCTCGTTTCTTGTTTTCGCGATCGCCTTATTGTATTCCAGCGCGGGTTTTGGCGGCGCGTCGGGGTACCTGGTTGCCATGAGCTTTTTTGGCATTCCGGTGGCGGTCATGGCGAGCACAGCCCTGGTATTGAACATCTTTGTTTCGTCCATATCATTTGTGAATTACATGCGCGCCGGTCATTTTCGCCTGCGGTTGCTGCTTCCGTTCCTTGTGGCTTCGATCCCGGCGGCATTTCTGGGCGCCACAATAAAGCTCACCGATAGGACATATACAACTTTATTGTATGTGATGTTGACTTATCTTGCATTGCGCATGGTTCTAGCCCCCGTGATCAGCGAAGCACCGGATTGGAAACATCGTCCGGTCCCGTTATGGCTCGCATTGATCAGTGGAGCCGCCATTGGCCTGCTCTCGGGAATGATAGGCATCGGCGGCGGTATCTTTCTCTCACCGCTTATCATTCTCATGCAATGGGGGAATGCCAAGGAAGCTGCCGCATCTGCGGGAGGATTCATCGCCGTCAATTCGTTGAGCGGGTTGTTCGGCCGCGTCGCAACCGGAACCCTGGATTTTGGCGAGTTCGGCGTTTCGCTTCTGATCTTCGGTCTGGCTGGCGCGTTGATCGGCAGTCGGTTGGGCGCGATCCGGTTCTCGATCTCAGGTGTCCGCCGCGCATTGGGCACCATCCTGTCGATTGCAGTCGGCACCTATTGGTTAACCACCCTATTCGCATGA